In Arcobacter sp. CECT 8986, the sequence TGTCATGCAATCTATTAAATAAGTCTCATTTGATTTTATTACTTTAGTTAAATCTTTCGCCTCTTCAATTGTAATGAAGTTTTCTCCACGCTCTTTTATATGATTTTGCACTCTTTTTTGCATAGATTTATCATCATATGAATTATCATATGTTGCTATATAATATGGCTTTGAATTTGATATTTCTAAAACTTTTTTAATTGCACAAGAAGTTTTTCCAGATTTTTGTCCACCAAAATAAAAAGACTTCATTATTATCCTAAATTTAAAAAGCTTTTAATTCCGCCAAACATAATTTGAGCAGATAAAGCAGCAAGGAAAAGTCCTGTGATTTTAGAAATAACTAAAATTCCTTGTTTCCCTACAATTTTTTCAAATTGACTAGATAAATAAAGCATCACTCCAATTGTTGCAATTGCACAAACTAAAGCAAAACTTCCTGACATCATTTTTGAAAATGTATTAAACTCAGCACCCATTACAAGTAAAATACCAATTGTACCAGGGCCTATTGTAACAGGAATTGCTAAAGGAACAACAGCAAGGTCTAAAACAGATTTGTTTTTTATCTCTTGTTTATCTTTGCTTCCTTTTACTAATTCAACAGCTGTTAAAAACAATAGTGCTCCTGCACCTATTTTAAAAGCATCTAAAGTTATACCAAATACTTGAAAAATATATTTACCAAAATATAAAAGTATTAAAGACATCACAATAACTGATATAGTAATTTTTATTGCTAATGCATGTTTTTCTTTTAAATCACTCTCATTTGTAACA encodes:
- a CDS encoding MarC family protein, which translates into the protein MEIGAYFVSTYLKMFFIMTPFFVLSVFLTVTNESDLKEKHALAIKITISVIVMSLILLYFGKYIFQVFGITLDAFKIGAGALLFLTAVELVKGSKDKQEIKNKSVLDLAVVPLAIPVTIGPGTIGILLVMGAEFNTFSKMMSGSFALVCAIATIGVMLYLSSQFEKIVGKQGILVISKITGLFLAALSAQIMFGGIKSFLNLG
- a CDS encoding bifunctional adenosylcobinamide kinase/adenosylcobinamide-phosphate guanylyltransferase, whose product is MKSFYFGGQKSGKTSCAIKKVLEISNSKPYYIATYDNSYDDKSMQKRVQNHIKERGENFITIEEAKDLTKVIKSNETYLIDCMTMYILNNMDNGFEYMKRQLEEIFKIDCNIVFILNDINNGVIPMDKYSREFVDLSGLVGQILAKNCDEVIEVKYSLERRLK